A single region of the Nitrospiraceae bacterium genome encodes:
- a CDS encoding M20/M25/M40 family metallo-hydrolase has product MSPAHFRISRYLQSLVGERHPERSPRALKKTAHYLATQFAKSGWNVSHQSFSALGETYRNIVAVKTPSRCLRGAYSSPLLIGAHYDTVPDSPGADDNASGLAVLLEMAARLRKFAFSRPVWLVGFCLEEQDRLGSRALAARLKADGQALAGVIILECVGFSSNRPASQQVPPGVPQAVPTVGDFLAIVGNETARDLVQAIERSATSRAPALKTQSLIVPGCGEVLPHTRRSDHASFWDANYPAVMLTDTANFRNPHYHRETDTVETLNVRFLVGVIDTVTAVTAELAGVR; this is encoded by the coding sequence GTGTCACCAGCACATTTCCGAATTAGCCGGTATCTCCAATCGCTCGTTGGCGAGCGCCATCCCGAGCGGAGTCCACGCGCACTCAAGAAGACCGCACACTATCTCGCCACCCAGTTTGCGAAGTCGGGATGGAACGTTTCCCACCAATCATTCAGCGCGTTGGGCGAAACCTATCGGAACATTGTCGCCGTCAAGACTCCATCTCGTTGTCTCCGCGGAGCCTATTCGTCCCCCCTTCTGATCGGCGCACATTACGATACTGTACCAGACTCACCGGGGGCCGACGATAACGCCAGCGGACTCGCGGTGCTGCTCGAAATGGCCGCGCGACTGCGAAAGTTTGCGTTTTCCCGGCCGGTCTGGTTGGTGGGCTTCTGCTTGGAAGAACAGGATCGTTTGGGCAGTCGAGCCCTCGCAGCTCGATTGAAAGCCGATGGCCAAGCGCTCGCAGGCGTGATTATTCTGGAATGTGTGGGATTTTCTTCGAACCGGCCCGCGTCACAGCAGGTTCCGCCCGGTGTGCCGCAGGCTGTTCCGACCGTGGGAGATTTTTTGGCGATCGTGGGGAACGAGACCGCGCGTGATCTCGTTCAAGCCATCGAGCGGAGTGCCACGTCTCGCGCACCTGCACTGAAAACCCAATCCTTGATCGTACCGGGATGCGGCGAAGTCCTCCCCCATACGAGGCGAAGTGACCATGCCTCGTTCTGGGATGCTAACTACCCGGCTGTCATGCTGACCGACACGGCGAACTTCCGCAATCCCCACTACCATCGAGAAACCGATACGGTCGAGACGCTGAATGTGCGATTTCTCGTCGGGGTGATTGATACCGTCACGGCCGTGACAGCGGAGCTGGCCGGAGTGAGATGA